TGGCGGGagggacgaggatgatggctgacAGACCCCATAAATTTATTTGGGATGGCGCGACAGATAGCTTTATTGAGTCgcagttgttgttgatcagcCACGATAGGCTGGCGCAGTATTGGTCTGAGTTTGGCCATGTGAGTTTCCTTCAGAGGGTGGATATTGATGGGTTTTTGGCCCCGGCGTAGAGAGcttttttggggttgtgatggtggtgagataACAGATTGGCTATTTGCATAGAGCGGCTTGCTCCGAGGTGTAAATCATGATCAAATTAATGTATTTGAACCAAATAATTGGCGTTTTCCTATTTGAGGCGCCATGAAACCTCATGATATATCCCCAAACGCCATATCTACCAGACCGTCCCCAGCCAGCACCGTCACTTGCCATTCCCAGTACTCTCAGAAGCAgccctcatcccctccctaacctcttccgcctccttcCTGAACCCACACCCATACGTCTCCCCCGTATTCCACACCAACCCTCCCTTACCCCCGTTCCCCTTGGTGCACTCGGGACAAATCTTTACCCTATGCCACGCCGTCGCCAGGTTGCCCCGGACATTATATATCCCCTTGTGGCTCTCCGGCTGGGTATTGTAACTCTCGTCCGTGGCCTTGACAATAAGCGTGGTGCACTGCTTCTTAGGCAACTGTCCCATCAAGCTCACCGACCGGCCGAATCCATCCTCACAGTCCTGCCCAACCTTTGCCAGGGCCGGGGGTAAGGGGACagtgggtgggagggagaggacgggAAGAGTACCGTTGTATCTCCACCTTGTCCACCCCCAGCTCTTGTTCCCATAGCACGGcgtggctgggttggagcAGTCGTCCACGAGCTGGGCCTGGTCCCACGTCgcgccgccgtcgagggaGACATCAACGCGCGTGATTTTTCTGCCCCCGCCAGAGTAGGCGTATCCCTGGAGGGCAATGGGTTCATTGTCCGGTGTTGTTTCCGGACAGGGGGTATTGCCGTCAGAAGAGGTCGGTTTGGGGGTGAAGCCCACCTTTTGCGGTGTAGCCGCCATATCAATCGTTCTCCGCCCCCCattcaccctctccccactCCCAATACCTCCCCCCGGCATCCAAGAAACTTTCTTGACACATTCCCCCACCCAGACCCCCGTTATCGCGCTCGTCACCGGCATCTCCTGTATGCTCGGCGCCTTGTCCCAATCCTCCTTGCCCCCTTCGTTCGGCCCGAAGCTCTTGTAatccctcctctgccactGACTCGTcgcctcctcgtccgagATGACAATCCTGCTCAGCCACTTTACGCTCCTGGCAGCCACATTccccggcaccaccaccctgagTGGGAACCCGTGATCCCTCGGGAGTGTTTCTCCGTTCATCCCCCACGCGAGCAGCACGTCCCCGTTTTGGTCGGTCGCTTTCGGGAGCGGTATACTGGCCGAGTAAGCCTCCCTGCCGACAAACCAAGCGTGCATATCTTTTTCGTTCTCTTGTTGTTCCAACTCGAGCCCAGCATCTTTTAGTAGATCTTTCAGCTTCACGCCCTCCCAAACCGCGTTACTTATCGCGCCGACCCCCCACTGCAACCCGTTCGTTTTCCCTGCGTGTCGCGTCATGTCGTTCCTCCTGTTTCCACTGCACTGCAACGTTGCCGTAACCCTCTCCGTTTTAAATCTCTTTTTCAGCTCCCCAATCGTatacctcctctcctccccatcaggtaactccaccaccaactcccccccatcctcttcaggAACCCACATATGATGCCGCACATAAAACATCCCATTCTCGGTGTAAAACCCCTTATCCAGCTCCTGGTTAGGCGGCTCCGCGTTCCTAGGCTTGTAAGTGTGCGTTATAAGTCTTTTGTCCCGCACCGGATCGTTTACGAATGGGTCTTCGATGCTCGTGGCGGGTGGTTTCCCGTCTGGACCGAGGTCGGAAGGGTGGATGTACCCGATTAGATACTCTTCTAGGATCTCTTGGACGTGAGGGGAGTTGTGGATGGTGAAAATTTCCCAGTAGGGCTCTAGGGAGCCGCCGGCGGCGCGGAGGATGACGTCCCCGCCTGGGTGGGCGGGGAGCCAGGAGGTGATGTTGTAgactttgttgttgagggttaCCCATGGTTCgggggagctggggccgTGAGACTGGTGGATTTCGGAGAGGTGGTAGagcgggagggagggggagggggaagggtcgagggaggaggtttcgGATTTGGataggagagggagggtgaggaggagggaggtggttaggaggaggctggcgaggtgggaggctttggggggtggttttgggtgatggggtgggcTGGTAGTGTGTAGCGGTCGAGGGAGAAGTCGGAGGTTGATCGGGGGCGCGCGTCGGGGCCGGCtatggttgaggagggaggtgatggctaTTCGGGGGATGCGTGTCGCCATGGATGGTGgaggctgtgtgtgtgtagaTTTGGTAAGCTTTGTGCAAATGTCAGGAAGGAGTTTAGATAAAAGAATACAAACCGGTCCAGAGATATCTTCTCGTTTTCTCTCCACAAACCCAACAGGATGGAAGGGTCATCTGATCGCCCTGTTGTACAGGGAACAACATAAGACACGGGCGTCGGAAGCGGCTGCGGAAGCGAACACGGCGTTGGGGGCGGTCGGACACCTACTAGCAGTCATCCAATGTCTGCCCACCACGCAGCGGCCGCGCTGTTCACCGCCAGACGAACACGATAGGAAGCCATACCAGAGCAAGATTCAGTTGGGCAGCCGATGGTTGCCGTCGATAGAAAGAAGTTGTTATGTCAGGGTCCAGCCAAGCTGCACGTCGGGAGCGTTCCGATTCGAAAACACCTCCTGTGATTGGCCAACCGACTGCTTCACAAGCCCGCCTGGAGCCCGCACCAGCGCGGCGCTGTGCCGCTGTGGAGCAGAAGCTTTTCCCCGGATTTTCAGCGGCTTCGACGGCGCCTTGGCTCTGAAACTAGCGCTGTCTTGGCGGTGCAACTACAGTCCACACTGCTCATCAAAggcaaagagaaaagaaaaccacTGGTGGTACCTATCCAATTCCAACTACCTTATTTTGCTGTGAGATTTTGTAACAAGAAAAAGCAACGAAAAAGGAAACCCTCTCCATCTACTGCTTGCCCAACCTCTCTTCGTAGCTATTGGCCTCAGGTTCTTGAGGCTCATCGTACTCATCTCCATACCCAtacccaccatccccataCAGGTCATCCTCCCCCGTGGCCCCGAGAACATGTCCGTACGGATACAAGCCGTCGTCATCTTGATCGGCCTGTCCCATGAGATCCATGTACCACGCCCACGGGTGCTCAGCCTGCTCAGCCTGCTCCGCACTCTCCGTCCTCTTCAAAGCCGACGGGATGGCGCCCTGGTGCTGCCTCGGCGGCGACTGTCCCCTCTCCAACGGCTCCCTGAAACTAATgttcctcgccctcttcccaaGAGTTTGTATAGGGATCGCTCGCCTGTCAGCCTCAGCCTTCACCTCTTCATTTTCGTTTTCCAATCGCGTCGTTCTAAGGTAGGTCATGTCAGTCTCTCATGCGATCACACGTCCCAGATAATGAATGGAGACACTTACAGGCGCCTATACTCCTTCTCAGACCTCGCCAACTTGCCCAATTCGGCTTTGATCTCTTTCCATCTCCTCTCATCGTGTCTATTTCCCATCTGTGTTAGCGCCACCTCATAATGGGGGAATACTAGACGTCGAAAAACTTACTTGCTCATCTCTCCGTTCGCGctattcttcttcttatccTTCAACACATTCAACCGatccctctgctcctccttcttcctcaccgtCTGGCTAACAAGAGCTAGCAATCGTTGCCACTGATTGAGCGGCCCGTCCCCAATCATCTGCTTCACTTCATCATCCCACTCGGCAATGGCCttgaactcctcctccaacaccttgtCCTCTTGGGCGATCTGCTGTTCCGTTTCCTTGTCAGGCTTGTACGTGCCGTCCTCGGAGTCTCTTCTCTGTCTCTTCCCCGGGGGCTGCTTCGTGGCACTGGTATCTGGCGGCAGCTTTCGTTTCCCAGGCTGGTTCTCCGCGGGggtctcctcatcctcatcagagACAACGAGGAACTCGTCGGATGATTCGGACGTCTCGCCGGTGGGGACATAGTCGGGATCCTCCTCTCGTTGCTGACGCCTTcgcctcttttcctctttttcccttgTTCTTTGCTTTTGTTCCTCGGTCAGCGGACGACGTGCAGTCGGTTTCTTGCTGGACGTTGTAGGCTGTGGAGCTACTGGAGGCTGTGGAACCACTGGAGGTTgcggaggttgtggaggatcAGGACCCCCCGTTGGTGGTTCAGTCTGCTGagtaccaccaccgccgccgccgccgccaccaccaccacgaccaccaccatcaccatcgttTTCATTGTCGCTAACTGGAAAATCGTCAACCTCACCCAGACCAACACGGCCTGGTCTGATCCTTGTCGTCCTCAATCCCCACTGGTTCCCATCATGTCCCAGTCCCTCCATGATCTCCTTGTACTGCCACGGTTTCAACCCCTGTGGAAGCCCTCTCATCCCGATCCGTCTTTCGATCTGCCCCACCATGTGTCTCTGACTGACAGTCCGCATGTTCTCCCGCATGGTCCTAGGGCTGAAGCGCTGCCCCGGAGCCCTATACGGTCCTTCGTCCGGAAATTCAAACCGATCGGGCTCGTCTGCCGAGTTGTCGTCCTGTGACGAGTGATAATCTTCCAGggcaccctcctcatcctcatctgcctcctcctcctcctcctcctcctcctcctcctctgtcgAGCTGCTCACCTGCACCGGCGTGGTCTGAGTCCCAGCCGAGACATCGGTACGTTTCTCAGGTGTATCCCCAGCGCCATCaaaccccatcccatccacctcatcatcataacccccccccaccgACACCAAAGTActattcccctccccaaccccaataCCCAACCCCGGCGTCCTCCCAGTCTGAGCCATATACCTACTCCACTTCCTCGGACTCCTCTTCCTAATCTCACTTACCGGgacccccccttcccaactccccctcgaagccgccaccagcccagccatgccatcatcctcatcaaaccACGCCGGTCTAGCCCGCACATTCGGCACGTCAGGATCAAACGGGGTCTCCCACTCAAACCCCGTCAGATCCTCCGCCGGGATCCCCTCGTCGGTAAAAACCCCCAGCTTGAGCGGTTTCCCGACAGGGTTGGTGCACCACTTCTCCAACCACTCGACATGTATCTCATCCCCGTAGTGCTCGTCCCACTTGGCGGCATCCCAGCCCTGGCCGACGAAGTCCATGCAGATGGGGCATGGCTCACGCTTGTGCACTTTGCGGAAGTGGTCGACTGCCGTCTCGGGGGTGCGTAAAACAGGGAGGTAGCACTGGAAGAAGGGACAGTTTCTCGTCTGGAGAGCCAGGTCTTGAATGGCCCTCGCGCGGAGTTCTTCCGGCATGGGTGGCGGGCGGAGGGTGTAAGGTTGGATGCCTACTTTGGAGATGAGGTTAGGGGACATGTTGGGTTTGTGGGCGGTGACCACCTCGCTGATGACGGGTGGATCTTCCAGGGGAGGGTCGGTAGGGTCGATTGTGGGAGGTGCTCCGGGGGGGAGCTTGGTGGTGTACAGCAGCTTTGCTTTTGTCAGCGTGTCCAACGCCTTGATGTCTTCCAGCGTGGAGTAAGGtgatttgggaggggaagctggcTTCTTGTTTTCCGCGCCGGGACGCGGGGgacggggggtggtgtctgTTGGGTCGAACTTGGAGGCGTCACGCTTGCCGGGAGGATAGGGGTTGGCAGGACTGGTGCTGGCAGGACTGGTGCTGGCAGGAGCGGGTGGGGTGGGATCACTTTCGCCGGTGAGTTCTTGGATCCTCTTCCTGTATACTTGGTCTAAGGTTTCCCTGTTTTTGTAGCCGGCTGCTTCTGCCTCGTTGTTGGCGTGTACTTGGTTCCAGTAGTTTTCCTTTGCCGTGATATCTGGGAGACCAACCCCGGGCTTGGTGCTTGGCCACTTTCTAATCCAGTATCCAGGGCGGTTTGGATTTTCTACCCAATGCTGGGGGTCGGGCGAAATCACACCCGTCTTTGCCGGGCTCTTCTTTGTTGGCTTGGCCGTGGGGGTTGGTTCCTTCGTTGGCTCTTTGGGAGCCCTCTTCGCCGCCCGTCCTGCAAAGGCCTGGGCGATACGGGGGTCGACAGCACCCTTGGGCTTACGGGGGGCTGTGAGTGGTGTCGGAGATCCCCTGGGCTTTCGGGGTGTCCTGATTCTAGAACGTGCGACGGGTTTGACCGGTTTGACCCGGGGTGTAGTATAATGGCTCGGCGTTGGCGTTCCCGTCTCAGTGGGAAGGGTCACTCTCCGCCTCTTGTGGCGGGTCGGACTGGGAGTCGGCTGCATACGGGGCTTTTCTTTAGGCTGCTCCTGTTGCACAGGCGCGACGCTCAGATGTAGTGGCCGCgtgagcggtggtggctcGGATTGTTCCGGCAACTCTGGCTTGTCCTTCAGTATCTTCACGAGTTGAAAATGATCTGGAAGGAATTCTAGCACCGGAACTTTCAACTGTTTCTCCCAAGGCTGCCACGTCCCCAAGTCTTCCATCGGTGTCGCACGATACAATTGCCAGTCAAAGTTGTGCGTAACCGGCGGCGGTTTGTATCTGCCCCATAGCTTTTTCTGTGGAGTTTCGGTGTAGATGTCGCGATATCCGAACGGCTGATGCTCATAGATGCCCTCAAAAACCGGCAACGATTGCTCATCCACCTTGTTGATCCGCAGGTAAGGGTGGACAATGAGCCTCCGGGTCACTTCCCATTCAGTCTCAGTCATGGATGGACTAACAAGAATGTCAGGGAGGTCAGGGTCAAACCCTTGGGTGATGCTGAAGTGGTCCGTCTTGCTGTCAAACGGCCCCCCATTTTCCATCACTTTGCCCACGAACTCTCGGAGTTTGTCAAGTGAGATCTCCCATAGAGACAGTGGACACTCATGCACCGAAGCCCCGTCGTAGGAGGCGTCCTGGAAACTATACCTCCTCCAGACCGGTCGTGACACGATAAACTGAGGGAACAGGCTGAGTGGGCTGGGTGCTTGAACACCCTTCGGGTAGATCGCTTCCTTTGTCAGCTTCTCTATCTTCGCCATCAACTCGACAAACGCCTCAACAAGAGGCGTAAAGGCTCTGCTTAATGCCGGGGTAAACTCTGCATCCGGGCTACTCGTATCGAGTACGTCGACAAGGCTTATGTAGAGGGATGGAGGTACACCCGTTTCGTCAGCAACAGGGTATTTTCCAAAGTGTGGCCCGAGCCAGTTCTCGCCAGGAAAGAAAACCTCGAGGTAGGTCAGCCCAGCGAAAGGGACCCCTTCTGCTGTCTTCCAGATTTCACTCGCAAGGATCGGTCTCAGCAACCTCTCGGCAACAATCGATGGAGCCGTGAGTTCCAAGTGCGTCAGATACCAGTCGTCAGACGCGCTGTCATATGCCTTTGTCTGGCCAGGGGCTAAAATGTGCCATCGATCGGAAACCTGCCCCGACCCCCCTGGAGCGAATGCCCGAAGCGTTACCGCGTAAGTGTATTTCTTCGCGTTGACTATGTCGAGTTGCGCCGCAATTACCTCCCAATTTGACTTGAGAAAGGCCAAGCCTCCATATGTTACCGGAGCTTTGGTTGGATTGCCCTGCTCGTCGGTGGTGAAGGCATTTATCAGCGCAGCTGGGATCGCTGGGCGGCCTGGACGGTCACGGATAGCTCCCGGTACTAACACACGGCATACTTGTTGCATCCAGCGGCTGTACTGATTCGTGAAGAAGGCAGTGGCAGGAGCATCGTCCCCGGCAGGCAACGGCAACCGAAGGTAAGCAACGTCTGGTCTACCTCTCCCTTTCAACTGTGGCCAGTCCAAGGTGACCTTTCCAACATGGTGTCTGGCTCCCGGCTCCCACTTCCAGGGAATGGGGTCATGTGGACCTGCCACGAAGGGGATCAGCTTCCCAAAGTACGCGCTGTCTCCTGGACGGTATTGCTTGTCGATCTGCTGGCAAAGCCAGTTGAATGCGACGCGGTCCTTGGCAAGGGCACCTACCCCAGCACACTGCACGCGGCAGGCATGCTGGTTGATATCAGCGAGAAATgcgtccttctcctcttgcaACTCATAATCCTTGCTGGGATCCATGATGTAGAGGTTGTAAGTTACTCCAGCTCTGCTGTCGAGGCCAAGCAGACGGTCAACGGCGTCCACAAAGCTGTTAAAAATCCCACGACGGAACCAGACAACACCCTGATACCCATGAAGCGGGATCATCAGGCTCTTTCCAGGCTGGAAATCAGTTTCCTTGGCGAATTGCTTCTCCAACTGACCAACCTTGGTTTTGAACGTCGGTGCCCTGTTCTCGTCCAGTGACCATCGATCCGAGGCATTGTCGAGGGTCGACAGCGGTGGGTATTCTGCTAGATTCCTCCACTGCTTACTTTTCGGAGGTTCCTCATCTGCCATGCCACCTCTGATGTGCAGGTTGTCGTCGctctcgtcctcttcctcttccatgtCCCAATCGTCATCTAAACCTCCACCGCGAAGGCCTATCTGGTTTGTTTCCATCATGTCGAGATAGGCGTTCACGTCCAAATCACCTTCGCGCGAGGCAAGGTCCTCCAGCGCCAACATGTCCACATCGGAGCCTTCCTTGGTGCTCTCCCCATCAGACACGAGGTCTTGCTcttcccccatcaccacatctGACCCACCATCTGAgctcacctccaccgcctcgaACCATGTCTCCTCGAGCTCGTCCTCCcactcatcctcttccagtTCTTCGAGATCATTCTCACCTCCTCGAAGCCCTGCATCGTCCTGGAGCCGGGGCATCCATGGCGGCGGTTTGAGCTGCCAATTCCCCTCGTCATCAGCGTATACATCCAGGTCATTCTCATGATAAGGCCTCCGTTTCAGCCCCGCAAGCGACGGGGGCTTCCCTATAAAACCAGATGACCTCCCTCTGAACCCAACCGGCCCATCATAGTAAGGCCCATAccgcttttcttctttcctccTGGTCAACAACagtctcctcccaccacccatccttTTGGGTACTGGCGAGGCGGTGACATTATTCAGGGCTATTTAACATGTCAGTAAGAAACCCCAAAacaaaggaggaggcggaaagaagaaacaaaccCTTCGCAGGCTCCGGAATATACTTCTTGAAGTCATTCAAAAAGTAATACCTATCCTCAAAGTACTGCTCCCGAAACTCTTTCGACCCCGGCTCGAACATATTACCCTGCACCTCAGCCCCCGGCACCGGGATGGGCACCCCAATATAAAACGCCGCCAGCCTCGACGGCAAATCCCAcgcctcatcctcagcaTCATACCCCAACACCTTGCCAATCTGAGGCCTCAACCTCTGATACCCAAGCATATCCGCCTCCTGAATCAGCGCCTCAGCCCGGTTGCTGCTGTACGCGACAGGGATCAAAGGCCaaatcttggccagctgtTGCGTCGTAAAGTTGGCCTCGAGAAACATCCTCAGTGTGGTGCTAGCATCCTTCCCATTGACAATCTCCCTAACAGCATTCCTAAACTGCTTGGTGATATACCCAAACCGGTCCTTTGTCCGCGCATCCGGGTTCAGCCGCGGATCCAGATTGTAATCCTCCCGTTCATGGTCCGGCATGAACGGGTCGTCGATCCGATAGAACCTGGGCACCTCCCGTTTCCCCACCAagtccttttccttttcctttgcctCCCTCGCGGCCTCCTCCACGTCCCAGAATCTTTCGGGAACCTTGTCAATGTTCTTAACCGACGTGAGCTCGCTCGTGGGATCGAGCGGGTGGTAATCTTTTCTTTCCGCTGCGAGCTTGTTCCATGCGTAGGGCGAGGTTTTTTTCGCGCTCCGGTGGCCGAAGTTGAGTGCTTTCCATTTGCCGTAAACGGGACGTCGATACGGTGGTGTCTTTGCCGGCGTGACAGGCCAGGCGCCTGGGGGCTCGGGGGTGGCCATCAGTTTCCAGTCTTGTTGTGTCCCGGCCATCCGCTGCTCAGACGTGTCTGACCAGCCGGCGTTGAGAAAGTTCCAAATCCTTTGAAACATGTGGGCCATCTTGGAAAGGGCTTGGTTGTGGTGACAGTGTGTTTAGgtcgggtggtggtgggggagaaggtgagacGCCGATGGGGCGGGTTGGAAGCTTCATGGTGGTGGAAATATTCGAGGCTTGGGGACAAAGCGTGGTCAGTAGACAAgctggtgtgttgtgtgggGAGAGCTGCGTGCTATTTTCTTTGTTCTTCGAGTCAAAATACGGACTGGAAATCACGACCGCCATTGGGCTGAGGGGCAACAAACAAAGGCAACAGGGCTGCTTGCGAACATGGAAATTCTGCGGATTGTGTCCGGAAGGGGTAATGCAAATAACAAAGGTTTGTGTTGACCTAACATTCAGACTcaatgatggcgatgagatTGAGTTTTTTTGCTGACGGCTGCGTGCCTTTGAACCTGTCAATCGTTCTTTGGGCGAGTTGCAGAGCAAGCAATGCTTTTTGACCTAACAATGGCATTCATTGAATGATGAGGTTTGGTACGGGGGTACCATgtgccctctcctccctctgacCTCGATGACGAAATTCGACAACATATCAACTTGCACAAATGCAATGGTTGTATTCAGTTATATTATACATTATGCCCTCAATCACTCCAACATCTCTTGAGTTGTCGCTCATCAAGTTCGACCATACACCCGCCTCGATTACCCGCAACGGAACGAGCTGATACGGTTATCGAACCTTCCATTCCCATCGCTAAGGTTGGCGTCGTCTTGGTTCTGGTACACCAGCCCCTGGCAGTTGGCGTGTCTGCAATGATGGTTAGAACAATGTGAAATCCTTTGATTGAAGGTTGGTGCTGTGACTTACTCCCACCACTGGCAATGCCATCCTTTTCCAGAGTGGCGTATCGAACTGATGACATCGTTCCAGCTGCCAGAGAAGTTTACTGGAGGACTTTGTTAACCCTTAGTTGCTcagagagaaggaagaaaggTTGCTTACCGCACTCGTTGCGGCCGCCATAAAAGGTCCGGCATTGACCACCCCACCAGGGGTCCTTGCAGGCATAAACACTGATCCGCTCTTGACCCCCATTCGACTGGGAGGCCGTGACTGGCAGGACGCCAAGTGCCACAAGGACCGCAAGAGACTTGACGTTGAACATCTGGATGGTGTCGAGAGCCACGAGAAAAAGGCTCCAAGGGTGATGTTCGAGGGTGAAAGAGCAGTAGGTCGTTGTTTGTGAGCCGGGCGGCCTTGTTTTCTTATGTTTTTTCTAGggtcctcccccccccgATCCTTCGGCGACCCGTCAAGTGATCGGCAGTCATGAAGTTGGGGTGATTCAGATGAGATCCAGGATCATGATCCACTATTCAGGGTCCAAGATGATCTCCCGAGCTCCCCTAGACGCTAGTGCTTCCGCCTAGCTGGTACTATCGCATCCTATATTTGATCCTAGATTAGCACGGATATCAGGGTGGCCTCCAGTCAGCAACGCGACAGGTCCGGATCTGCTTCCCGAGTCTCACGTTCTGTTAGCTGAGGTGAGATGGCAGGGGTCCAATCCCACAGTGGAGTGCAACGGCAACAGCTTCTAGATCGACAATCTGGTTCTGGTGTTGGCTGCCGTTATTCTCGCTGTCTTAGCACGGTCCGTGTTGTTGATCCAGACCGTACTAATGCCTAGGCGTCCTCCAAGTCGTTTGCCACGTGACACTCACGTGTTATGATCTCTTTGCAGCTGGTGAAAGCGTTCACAGCCGCACCACCGCAACGATCGCAGTATCGCATCACGGCCAATGTCGTCTTTTCATGAAGTCTTGGTTAAGACAGCCTCCCCATGGTCAAATCACACTTCCATGCAACATCCCATCCAACACAATGGAAGAGAACTCAGCCTCA
The sequence above is a segment of the Podospora pseudoanserina strain CBS 124.78 chromosome 5, whole genome shotgun sequence genome. Coding sequences within it:
- a CDS encoding hypothetical protein (EggNog:ENOG503P91C; COG:S; antiSMASH:Cluster_15), which translates into the protein MFNVKSLAVLVALGVLPVTASQSNGGQERISVYACKDPWWGGQCRTFYGGRNECVNFSGSWNDVISSIRHSGKGWHCQWWEHANCQGLVYQNQDDANLSDGNGRFDNRISSFRCG
- a CDS encoding hypothetical protein (COG:C; EggNog:ENOG503NXF0), with translation MATRIPRIAITSLLNHSRPRRAPPINLRLLPRPLHTTSPPHHPKPPPKASHLASLLLTTSLLLTLPLLSKSETSSLDPSPSPSLPLYHLSEIHQSHGPSSPEPWVTLNNKVYNITSWLPAHPGGDVILRAAGGSLEPYWEIFTIHNSPHVQEILEEYLIGYIHPSDLGPDGKPPATSIEDPFVNDPVRDKRLITHTYKPRNAEPPNQELDKGFYTENGMFYVRHHMWVPEEDGGELVVELPDGEERRYTIGELKKRFKTERVTATLQCSGNRRNDMTRHAGKTNGLQWGVGAISNAVWEGVKLKDLLKDAGLELEQQENEKDMHAWFVGREAYSASIPLPKATDQNGDVLLAWGMNGETLPRDHGFPLRVVVPGNVAARSVKWLSRIVISDEEATSQWQRRDYKSFGPNEGGKEDWDKAPSIQEMPVTSAITGVWVGECVKKVSWMPGGGIGSGERVNGGRRTIDMAATPQKVGFTPKPTSSDGNTPCPETTPDNEPIALQGYAYSGGGRKITRVDVSLDGGATWDQAQLVDDCSNPATPCYGNKSWGWTRWRYNGTLPVLSLPPTVPLPPALAKVGQDCEDGFGRSVSLMGQLPKKQCTTLIVKATDESYNTQPESHKGIYNVRGNLATAWHRVKICPECTKGNGGKGGLVWNTGETYGCGFRKEAEEVREGMRAASESTGNGK
- a CDS encoding hypothetical protein (EggNog:ENOG503P9B2; antiSMASH:Cluster_15), producing the protein MAHMFQRIWNFLNAGWSDTSEQRMAGTQQDWKLMATPEPPGAWPVTPAKTPPYRRPVYGKWKALNFGHRSAKKTSPYAWNKLAAERKDYHPLDPTSELTSVKNIDKVPERFWDVEEAAREAKEKEKDLVGKREVPRFYRIDDPFMPDHEREDYNLDPRLNPDARTKDRFGYITKQFRNAVREIVNGKDASTTLRMFLEANFTTQQLAKIWPLIPVAYSSNRAEALIQEADMLGYQRLRPQIGKVLGYDAEDEAWDLPSRLAAFYIGVPIPVPGAEVQGNMFEPGSKEFREQYFEDRYYFLNDFKKYIPEPAKALNNVTASPVPKRMGGGRRLLLTRRKEEKRYGPYYDGPVGFRGRSSGFIGKPPSLAGLKRRPYHENDLDVYADDEGNWQLKPPPWMPRLQDDAGLRGGENDLEELEEDEWEDELEETWFEAVEVSSDGGSDVVMGEEQDLVSDGESTKEGSDVDMLALEDLASREGDLDVNAYLDMMETNQIGLRGGGLDDDWDMEEEEDESDDNLHIRGGMADEEPPKSKQWRNLAEYPPLSTLDNASDRWSLDENRAPTFKTKVGQLEKQFAKETDFQPGKSLMIPLHGYQGVVWFRRGIFNSFVDAVDRLLGLDSRAGVTYNLYIMDPSKDYELQEEKDAFLADINQHACRVQCAGVGALAKDRVAFNWLCQQIDKQYRPGDSAYFGKLIPFVAGPHDPIPWKWEPGARHHVGKVTLDWPQLKGRGRPDVAYLRLPLPAGDDAPATAFFTNQYSRWMQQVCRVLVPGAIRDRPGRPAIPAALINAFTTDEQGNPTKAPVTYGGLAFLKSNWEVIAAQLDIVNAKKYTYAVTLRAFAPGGSGQVSDRWHILAPGQTKAYDSASDDWYLTHLELTAPSIVAERLLRPILASEIWKTAEGVPFAGLTYLEVFFPGENWLGPHFGKYPVADETGVPPSLYISLVDVLDTSSPDAEFTPALSRAFTPLVEAFVELMAKIEKLTKEAIYPKGVQAPSPLSLFPQFIVSRPVWRRYSFQDASYDGASVHECPLSLWEISLDKLREFVGKVMENGGPFDSKTDHFSITQGFDPDLPDILVSPSMTETEWEVTRRLIVHPYLRINKVDEQSLPVFEGIYEHQPFGYRDIYTETPQKKLWGRYKPPPVTHNFDWQLYRATPMEDLGTWQPWEKQLKVPVLEFLPDHFQLVKILKDKPELPEQSEPPPLTRPLHLSVAPVQQEQPKEKPRMQPTPSPTRHKRRRVTLPTETGTPTPSHYTTPRVKPVKPVARSRIRTPRKPRGSPTPLTAPRKPKGAVDPRIAQAFAGRAAKRAPKEPTKEPTPTAKPTKKSPAKTGVISPDPQHWVENPNRPGYWIRKWPSTKPGVGLPDITAKENYWNQVHANNEAEAAGYKNRETLDQVYRKRIQELTGESDPTPPAPASTSPANPYPPGKRDASKFDPTDTTPRPPRPGAENKKPASPPKSPYSTLEDIKALDTLTKAKLLYTTKLPPGAPPTIDPTDPPLEDPPVISEVVTAHKPNMSPNLISKVGIQPYTLRPPPMPEELRARAIQDLALQTRNCPFFQCYLPVLRTPETAVDHFRKVHKREPCPICMDFVGQGWDAAKWDEHYGDEIHVEWLEKWCTNPVGKPLKLGVFTDEGIPAEDLTGFEWETPFDPDVPNVRARPAWFDEDDGMAGLVAASRGSWEGGVPVSEIRKRSPRKWSRYMAQTGRTPGLGIGVGEGNSTLVSVGGGYDDEVDGMGFDGAGDTPEKRTDVSAGTQTTPVQVSSSTEEEEEEEEEEEADEDEEGALEDYHSSQDDNSADEPDRFEFPDEGPYRAPGQRFSPRTMRENMRTVSQRHMVGQIERRIGMRGLPQGLKPWQYKEIMEGLGHDGNQWGLRTTRIRPGRVGLGEVDDFPVSDNENDGDGGGTQQTEPPTGGPDPPQPPQPPVVPQPPVAPQPTTSSKKPTARRPLTEEQKQRTREKEEKRRRRQQREEDPDYVPTGETSESSDEFLVVSDEDEETPAENQPGKRKLPPDTSATKQPPGKRQRRDSEDGTYKPDKETEQQIAQEDKVLEEEFKAIAEWDDEVKQMIGDGPLNQWQRLLALVSQTVRKKEEQRDRLNVLKDKKKNSANGEMSKHDERRWKEIKAELGKLARSEKEYRRLTTRLENENEEVKAEADRRAIPIQTLGKRARNISFREPLERGQSPPRQHQGAIPSALKRTESAEQAEQAEHPWAWYMDLMGQADQDDDGLYPYGHVLGATGEDDLYGDGGYGYGDEYDEPQEPEANSYEERLGKQ